A window of Rhinatrema bivittatum chromosome 2, aRhiBiv1.1, whole genome shotgun sequence contains these coding sequences:
- the TWIST1 gene encoding twist-related protein 1, translated as MMQEESSSPVSPADSVSNSEEELDRYHQHQHHPQQQQPQQQQQQEQGSKRGGGGGGGGGRKRRSATGRKPADEPESPGTGKRGKKASGGGGGGGGGSSSTGSSPQSYEELQTQRVMANVRERQRTQSLNEAFAALRKIIPTLPSDKLSKIQTLKLAARYIDFLYQVLQSDELDSKMASCSYVAHERLSYAFSVWRMEGAWSMSASH; from the coding sequence ATGATGCAGGAAGAGTCGAGCTCTCCAGTCTCCCCCGCCGACAGCGTGAGCAACAGCGAGGAAGAGCTCGACCGCtaccaccagcaccagcaccacccgcagcagcagcagccgcagcaacagcagcagcaggagcagggcagcaagcgaggaggaggaggaggaggaggagggggcaggaagaGGCGATCGGCCACCGGCAGGAAGCCCGCCGACGAGCCCGAGAGCCCCGGCACGGGCAAGCGGGGCAAGAAggcgagcggcggcggcggcggcgggggcggcggcagcagcagcacggGCAGCAGCCCGCAGTCGTACGAGGAGCTGCAGACCCAGCGCGTCATGGCCAACGTGCGCGAGCGCCAGCGGACGCAGTCCCTGAACGAAGCCTTCGCCGCCCTGCGCAAGATCATCCCCACCCTGCCCTCGGACAAGCTGAGCAAGATCCAGACCCTCAAGCTGGCCGCGCGCTACATCGACTTCCTCTACCAGGTGCTGCAGAGCGACGAGCTGGACTCCAAAATGGCAAGCTGCAGCTATGTGGCCCACGAGCGCCTGAGCTACGCCTTCTCCGTCTGGAGGATGGAGGGCGCCTGGTCCATGTCCGCCTCCCActag